A genomic segment from Eremothecium gossypii ATCC 10895 chromosome III, complete sequence encodes:
- the ADE2 gene encoding phosphoribosylaminoimidazole carboxylase ADE2 (Syntenic homolog of Saccharomyces cerevisiae YOR128C (ADE2)), with product MDHRTVGILGGGQLGRMIVEAANRLNVKTVVLDGPNSPAKQINAVGEHVEGSFGVAADIEELAQRSDVLTVEIEHVDVGTLRGLQAKMPSLTIYPTPEAIELIQDKHVQKEHLSGHGVAVAESIAVEGTEPALVAVGEQLGYPYMLKARKLAYDGRGNFVVKSRDSIAEALETLADRSLYAERWAPFVRELAVMIVRSPEGQLFSYPMVETVHQNNICHLCYAPARVADSIQLRAKLLAERAVATLPGAGIFGVEMFLLEDGELLVNEIAPRPHNSGHYTIDACVTSQFEAHLRSILGLPMPRGFSSMATSNTHAIMLNVLGDPQVKDKELAICERALETPGASVYLYGKESKPKRKVGHINIVASSMQEAERKLRFITGGAVSLEEDGHNPQGDASPLVGIIMGSDSDLPVMSKACEILTQFGVPYEVTIVSAHRTPHRMSKYAIEASERGIKAIIAGAGGAAHLPGMVAAMTPLPVIGVPVKGSVLDGVDSLHSIVQMPRGVPVATVAINNSTNAALLAVRLLGAYDTKYHALMQQFLLKQEEEVLGKAEKLETIGYRAYLDQ from the coding sequence ATGGACCATAGGACTGTCGGTATACTGGGCGGCGGCCAACTGGGCCGCATGATTGTCGAGGCTGCCAACCGGCTAAACGTGAAGACCGTCGTGTTGGACGGGCCAAACTCGCCCGCAAAGCAAATCAATGCCGTGGGAGAGCACGTGGAGGGCAGCTTCGGGGTGGCTGCGGACATCGAggagctcgcgcagcgcagcgACGTGCTGACTGTGGAGATTGAGCATGTTGACGTGGGCACGCTGAGGGGCCTGCAGGCGAAGATGCCATCGCTTACAATATACCCGACGCCggaggccattgagctgATCCAGGACAAGCATGTGCAGAAGGAGCACCTGTCGGGGCACGGTGTTGCGGTGGCGGAGTCTATCGCGGTCGAGGGCACGGAGCCTGCGCTGGTGGCTGTTGGCGAGCAGTTGGGGTACCCGTACATGCTGAAGGCGCGCAAGCTGGCGTACGACGGCCGGGGGAACTTTGTGGTGAAGAGTCGCGACAGCATCgcggaggcgctggagacGCTGGCCGACAGATCGCTCTATGCAGAGCGGTGGGCGCCCTTTGTGCGCGAGCTGGCGGTGATGATCGTGCGATCGCCAGAGGGACAGCTGTTCTCGTACCCTATGGTCGAGACGGTGCACCAGAACAACATATGCCACCTATGCTACGCGCCAGCGCGGGTTGCTGACTCAATCCAGCTACGTGCCAAGCTTCTAGCCGAAAGAGCCGTCGCAACGCTGCCTGGCGCGGGTATCTTCGGGGTGGAGATGTTCCTGCTGGAGGATGGCGAGCTGTTGGTCAACGAGATCGCGCCCCGGCCACATAATTCTGGCCACTACACCATCGATGCCTGTGTGACCTCGCAGTTCGAGGCACACCTGCGGTCGATTCTTGGGCTGCCGATGCCGCGGGGGTTCTCATCGATGGCTACGTCCAACACACACGCTATTATGCTAAATGTGCTTGGCGACCCGCAAGTGAAGGACAAGGAACTAGCGATATGTGAGCGCGCCCTGGAAACTCCTGGAGCTTCGGTATACCTGTACGGGAAGGAGTCGAAGCCGAAGAGGAAGGTCGGCCACATAAATATTGTGGCTTCCTCCATGCAAGAAGCGGAGCGCAAACTCAGGTTCATCACCGGCGGGGCAGTGAGTTTGGAAGAGGATGGGCATAACCCACAGGGGGATGCGTCTCCCCTGGTTGGAATCATAATGGGGTCCGACTCGGATCTACCCGTTATGAGCAAGGCTTGCGAGATACTGACTCAGTTCGGTGTCCCATACGAGGTGACGATTGTCTCAGCCCACCGGACCCCTCATAGGATGTCGAAGTACGCCATCGAGGCCTCTGAGCGAGGAATCAAGGCTATCATTGCAGGTGCAGGCGGTGCCGCTCATTTGCCGGGAATGGTCGCGGCCATGACCCCTCTCCCCGTCATTGGGGTGCCTGTCAAGGGTTCAGTCCTCGATGGGGTCGATTCATTACATTCTATTGTACAGATGCCTAGGGGTGTGCCGGTGGCTACCGTCGCAATCAACAATAGCACCAATGCTGCTCTACTCGCTGTTAGACTTCTAGGAGCATACGACACCAAGTACCACGCCTTGATGCAACAGTTTCTCTTGAAACAGGAGGAAGAAGTTCTAGGCAAGGCAGAAAAGTTGGAAACGATTGGATATAGGGCGTACTTGGATCAATAG
- the ARO10 gene encoding phenylpyruvate decarboxylase ARO10 (Syntenic homolog of Saccharomyces cerevisiae YDR380W (ARO10)), with protein sequence MKPIGLTGMGLQSAGDSGEELKSGWMPAEMPLGEYMFRRLMSAGTKTVFGVPGDFNMGLLEHMYGEAVCAEGLQWIGTCNELNAAYAADGYSRYCNKIGCVVTTLGVGELSALNGVAGAFAEHVKVLHIVGVSMRAAQTHPELHGNVHHLVPRLRNSNFEAPNHKVYSEMVSGRVSCCCEFLEDLETACDQIDHVIREIWRHGKPGYLFVPADMPNMKVSSRNLVQAPTIMLESAVLERTNLAACDRIGIEILQHLYQSSTPAILCDGLCDRFGLTGDVRRLVELTGMWNFSTIMGKSILDETQPHYKGVYYGAGSKERNALLQECDLILYLGPVKDEVNTWKYTFQFNPQSMIIELHPEYVSLTRNGEQTILNSGHLLPVLRSILAHLNVANLSFNYPTAKKRVPREHQYAADEPITQGMLQHMIPECLNPGDVMVVDTGTFQFSVFDMKFPTDLKCISQSFYLSIGMALPAALGVACAMREFPRLHLGPKLANEGYTPRLVLCEGDGAAQMTIQELSTFIRYELPVEVLLWNNDGYTVERVIKGPTRSYNDIMSWDWTKLLRVFGDFDGTRSESVRVKDFNSLIEHLSSWKSDKKRSKIRLMEVILDKMDISATLKELAKQFQHNAA encoded by the coding sequence ATGAAGCCAATTGGACTAACGGGCATGGGCCTACAGAGCGCAGGTGACAGCGGAGAGGAATTGAAGAGCGGGTGGATGCCGGCTGAGATGCCATTGGGCGAGTACATGTTCCGTCGGCTGATGAGCGCAGGGACGAAAACGGTGTTCGGGGTGCCGGGCGACTTCAACATGGGGCTGCTGGAGCATATGTACGGGGAGGCTGTGTGCGCGGAGGGCCTGCAATGGATCGGCACATGCAACGAACTCAATGCGGCGTATGCAGCGGACGGGTATTCCCGGTATTGCAACAAGATCGGCTGCGTGGTGACGACGTTAGGGGTGGGGGAGTTATCGGCTCTCAATGGCGTGGCAGGCGCGTTTGCCGAACACGTGAAAGTGCTGCACATTGTGGGCGTGTCAAtgcgcgcggcgcagaCACATCCGGAGCTGCACGGCAACGTGCACCACCTCGTGCCGCGTCTGCGGAATAGTAACTTTGAGGCGCCGAACCACAAGGTGTATAGTGAGATGGTGAGCGGCCGCgtgagctgctgctgcgagTTTCTGGAGGACTTGGAGACGGCCTGCGACCAGATAGACCATGTGATCAGGGAGATCTGGCGGCACGGGAAGCCCGGGTACCTTTTTGTTCCGGCCGACATGCCGAACATGAAGGTCTCCAGCCGTAATCTTGTGCAGGCGCCAACTATCATGCTTGAAAGCGCTGTTTTGGAGCGCACTAACCTGGCAGCCTGTGACCGGATTGGAATAGAAATTTTGCAGCACCTGTACCAGTCGAGCACGCCTGCAATACTATGCGATGGGCTTTGTGACAGGTTTGGCCTGACGGGCGACGTGCGCCGTCTGGTGGAGTTGACGGGCATGTGGAACTTCTCGACAATCATGGGAAAATCCATATTGGACGAGACCCAGCCGCACTATAAGGGCGTCTATTATGGTGCAGGTTCAAAGGAGCGGAATGCCCTTCTGCAAGAATGTGACTTAATCCTCTACCTGGGGCCGGTCAAGGACGAAGTGAATACCTGGAAGTATACCTTTCAGTTTAACCCGCAATCAATGATCATCGAATTGCACCCGGAGTATGTTAGCCTTACACGCAACGGCGAGCAAACCATTTTAAATTCGGGCCACTTGCTGCCAGTGTTGAGGTCCATCCTAGCCCACCTGAACGTTGCAAACCTCTCATTTAATTACCCGACTGCGAAGAAACGAGTCCCGCGTGAACACCAATACGCAGCAGACGAGCCGATTACCCAGGGCATGTTGCAACATATGATACCAGAGTGTTTAAATCCGGGCGATGTCATGGTGGTGGACACCGGTACGTTCCAATTTTCTGTCTTTGACATGAAGTTTCCAACAGATCTCAAGTGCATTTCGCAATCATTCTATCTTTCTATTGGTATGGCACTGCCTGCCGCACTAGGTGTGGCGTGCGCCATGAGAGAATTTCCAAGGCTCCACCTCGGGCCTAAACTTGCCAACGAGGGATACACTCCAAGGTTGGTGCTATGCGAAGGCGATGGGGCAGCGCAAATGACGATCCAGGAACTAAGCACGTTTATTAGGTACGAGCTCCCTGTGGAGGTTCTCTTGTGGAACAATGATGGCTATACGGTAGAAAGAGTGATCAAAGGTCCGACGAGATCTTATAACGACATCATGTCATGGGATTGGACTAAACTTCTTCGCGTGTTCGGGGACTTTGACGGTACGCGTTCGGAATCAGTGAGAGTGAAGGATTTCAACAGTTTGATTGAACATTTATCCTCATGGAAATCTGATAAGAAAAGATCGAAAATCAGGCTGATGGAAGTCATACTAGACAAGATGGACATTTCAGCAACCCTGAAGGAGCTTGCAAAGCAGTTCCAGCACAATGCTGCCTAA
- the AFI1 gene encoding Afi1p (Syntenic homolog of Saccharomyces cerevisiae YOR129C (AFI1)), with translation MVSRMGPLGSGGQGQGRTGPGLQQAPTVVRNGPMRRAGRGEATREPATNVEYILAAEFDNKLGPVLKHQFPKNLPGFKSTNSNLSNLAGLMIPNGIENRPGESDFTTFILYKDRYAQTFQLFPNDNAKGSLKPTAESHGHLGGSPSSRLESMILEEDENAGSSKTSLSQAREIPLFFINVVHAKIDNANERGAVIKSLAVGTSLQNFFIFKPLLMMALDEYIKMPNIRILIECFNMINSLDLSLMNRIHSNKVLQNILNSINNDEIINEIFDPEEKSLKHILRVNELPKHDVNGNSIVFKQGAMVYRFDSFKPQVLPEHFTKIPLQIDLIKYDAIKLNINYKDHVLKFLRQFIPQISLLDRNDPSWRLMVNSTTLSKDSLCQFVLALSNFINAFDHQHYFQNSSVIIFPYMDISMIDELRNEFSVKKTGNYFSIVGVSNPIFEMQKDVWDFYYDLDSATLLTQAKPSKMNPVTIIGSTNPQNNRSSELLMKIFNKHPTSHVTIKQETPKMGLLLKFIQYIVLQQHDNQTVLNVFKRVIILQLIHLFSRLNHDSGPSIELLLKDEYMLTYKDFIMFPEFFEYSSLKCIRLMHNLETCLQHVFFPKNRSREVRKRVLTQLYGHLKNIYKFMSVNKAHMGRFLNVCLNYPLTHPFETFDLEKSDFSKINLTIALRHEMKHTEALDGLCYAQSNIIDYFSLDKGLSLVFYPLLINPTADTFAASSDPTNSNSVKESPQSNHSRVSTEIRGTSAASNHQSENLSVISSIYENNIDIESAYSMRDDVTTVTCTAQEDLVQLVEKIRRLTIKILLRIERHHIGNMLINKKLNPIFPLTYRTLKKEYFPVSPRRSANDDTVSGAPADLYIAPGTPLSGSAGVTKSEITISPQRKELLQELSLISTAQQDALSVGNKTETTSMQSKLELLQSLTNLELVTVRNTESPDPEVTSGTSSDVAGKA, from the coding sequence ATGGTGTCGCGGATGGGGCCACTCGGGAGCGGTGGGCAGGGACAGGGCAGGACAGGGCCGGGGCTACAGCAGGCGCCCACAGTCGTGCGGAATGGGCCAAtgcggcgcgcggggcgcggcgAGGCCACGCGCGAGCCTGCGACCAACGTGGAATACATATTGGCAGCGGAGTTTGACAACAAGTTGGGGCCGGTGCTGAAGCACCAGTTTCCGAAGAACCTGCCGGGCTTTAAGAGCACGAACTCTAACCTGTCGAACCTGGCGGGCCTTATGATCCCGAACGGGATTGAAAATCGGCCGGGAGAGTCCGATTTTACGACCTTTATTCTTTACAAGGACAGGTATGCACAGACCTTCCAGTTGTTCCCGAACGATAACGCCAAGGGCAGTTTGAAACCAACGGCAGAGTCTCATGGACACTTGGGGGGATCGCCCTCGTCGCGTCTGGAGTCTATGATCCTAGAGGAGGATGAAAATGCAGGCAGTAGTAAGACATCTCTATCACAGGCGCGTGAGATCCCCCTGTTCTTCATTAATGTTGTTCACGCTAAGATAGATAACGCCAATGAACGTGGCGCTGTCATTAAATCCTTGGCGGTGGGCACGTCCCTGCAGAACTTTTTCATTTTTAAACCTTTGCTGATGATGGCGCTGGATGAGTACATCAAGATGCCGAATATCCGCATTCTTATCGAGTGCTTCAACATGATTAACAGTTTGGATTTATCACTTATGAATCGCATTCACTCTAATAAAGTCCTCCAGAATATCTTGAACTCCATTAACAATGACGAGATCATCAACGAGATCTTTGATCCGGAGGAGAAATCCTTAAAGCACATTCTTCGGGTCAATGAGCTTCCCAAGCATGATGTCAACGGCAATTCCATTGTTTTCAAACAAGGTGCTATGGTTTACCGGTTTGATTCATTCAAGCCGCAAGTTTTACCTGAACATTTCACAAAAATACCGCTGCAGATTGACCTGATCAAGTATGATGCCATAAAACTTAATATCAACTACAAGGATCATGTTTTGAAGTTTTTGAGACAGTTTATTCCACAAATAAGCCTGTTAGATAGGAATGACCCTTCTTGGAGGTTAATGGTGAACTCTACCACCCTTTCTAAGGATAGCTTATGCCAATTTGTGCTTGCCTTATCCAACTTTATTAATGCATTTGATCATCAACATTATTTCCAGAACTCCTCTGTTATTATATTCCCTTACATGGACATATCTATGATTGACGAGCTTCGGAACGAGTTCTCGGTTAAAAAGACTGGTAACTATTTTTCGATTGTTGGTGTATCGAACCCTATTTTCGAAATGCAAAAGGATGTATGGGACTTTTACTATGATCTGGATAGTGCAACCCTTCTTACGCAGGCTAAGCCTAGCAAAATGAATCCAGTTACAATTATTGGTTCAACTAACCCCCAAAATAATAGAAGTAGTGAGTTGCTGATGAAGATATTCAACAAACATCCTACTTCTCATGTTACCATAAAACAGGAAACTCCCAAAATGGGTCTGCTATTGAAGTTTATTCAATACATAGTACTTCAACAGCATGACAACCAAACTGTGCTAAATGTGTTCAAAAGAGTGATAATACTTCAGTTGATTCACTTATTCTCTAGACTAAACCACGATTCGGGACCTTCGATTGAGCTCCTATTAAAGGATGAGTATATGCTAACTTACAAGGACTTTATCATGTTTCCAGAGTTTTTCGAATACAGCTCTTTGAAATGTATCAGACTAATGCATAATTTGGAAACATGTCTGCAGCATGTATTCTTTCCGAAGAATAGGTCAAGAGAGGTGAGGAAGCGCGTTTTGACCCAACTTTATGGCCACCTAAAGAATATATACAAATTCATGTCGGTGAATAAGGCGCATATGGGTAGGTTTTTAAACGTGTGTCTGAATTATCCACTCACGCATCCATTCGAAACGTTTGATTTGGAGAAATCAGACTTTTCGAAGATTAATTTAACCATCGCACTTAGACACGAAATGAAGCATACAGAAGCACTGGACGGCTTATGCTATGCGCAATCTAACATCATTGACTACTTTTCTTTGGATAAAGGTTTGAGTCTGGTATTCTATCCGCTACTGATCAATCCAACCGCAGATACGTTTGCTGCATCATCTGATCCAACGAATTCCAACTCAGTCAAAGAATCCCCGCAGAGTAACCATAGTAGGGTATCGACCGAAATCAGGGGAACATCTGCCGCAAGTAACCACCAGTCCGAGAACCTCTCTGTGATTTCGAGTATCTATGAGAATAACATTGATATTGAATCGGCATATTCCATGAGGGATGACGTTACTACTGTTACCTGCACAGCACAGGAGGACCTTGTACAACTTGTAGAGAAGATCAGGCGTCTAACGATAAAGATTTTATTGAGGATCGAGAGGCACCACATTGGGAATATGTTGATCAACAAGAAGTTGAATCCTATATTTCCTTTAACGTATCGTACTTTAAAGAAGGAGTACTTCCCAGTGTCCCCTAGGCGGTCTGCGAATGATGATACTGTTTCAGGAGCTCCTGCCGACCTATACATTGCTCCAGGAACTCCCTTGTCAGGCAGCGCTGGAGTGACGAAGTCTGAGATCACTATTTCTCCGCAAAGGAAGGAGCTCTTACAGGAATTGTCCTTGATTTCCACCGCACAACAAGATGCACTAAGCGTAGGGAATAAGACAGAAACTACCAGTATGCAATCAAAATTGGAGCTTCTTCAGTCATTAACAAATCTAGAGTTGGTTACTGTTCGGAACACTGAAAGCCCTGATCCTGAAGTTACATCGGGGACTTCAAGTGATGTTGCCGGGAAAGCGTAG
- a CDS encoding ACR209Wp (NOHBY332; No homolog in Saccharomyces cerevisiae; Syntenic homolog of Kluyveromyces lactis KLLA0E02618g): MLQMALMHRPNEKRKVARRACLACRDKKIRCDGEARAERGGDPAVCSNCALQRLECVFVRSQRGGRRPPKKQLPHTKFLLQTFGPMRMAEAKLDRGASRVRLAPPFTQSRSRDCMDDELRDPRYCLQVAPLETAAPSTPMREFSTASNLGRCQRYLLPPHVPHSGPRSSPVAQPGQCMQPPVSGGTAFPKLPIEQPMPPHAAFHPSTCAASLKPSRRASLGVGSSPSAFPLPFTSHAVRPMTMTNPAVQLMSSKDSAAGSTQCRSSCNTDTRLSPFTSSMTLNTVHNNTVRSSDAAQYSVGRYHADFGSLPSEVVEQCIDAYYIYVEPHLRLLSDSEERPENVGTLNSAVQSAIFLCASPYVKHSITYDSAYFLDMLRKSWHKLENEYAIVQHVLLLCYFYLNHTPLSGNCKSTIEKLIRILILGKVPDSLARKHTDMQLAQFVPRAMAENCAHMLQLLCRVFYLLQKIMLFSQDSKWLASLLSSLNVDNLMKAFIPVGVPTSYKYTGKLFSTKSHLPSTEHMLHVLYSSWQEGRIPNNEFIGTLQQMQPSINANVYRLGDMNTIHLQSISNLNVKVVSDSMLLRYLSCCSRDGIKFQLDLRAPDSDVSMQSAHGFLTRILSDLDAWTIRQLLLQLFILADILYSLGLAANGMPSTRLPDMKSRYNMSQPSRSKRSNAISCSSSNSPLSTEETHGFRTEVWCDEEYISKKSILQLEESNSSTEMLHGDGSAGEAVGVSCGPYPEFFDNLLVDMLPTLVVIILLFSNYVVPQYAGGKWTFKSPAKRRIPIGDMTFNGEFKDICSGTLLFHTIPAEDITQDVVFQMLDTIINGRSILCQLRSYADTVVVKSQRLNYNSAISRNLTKLLALLGAVV, encoded by the coding sequence ATGTTGCAGATGGCATTGATGCATAGGCCTAATGAGAAACGGAAGGTGGCCAGACGCGCATGTCTGGCGTGCCGGGACAAGAAGATCAGGTGCGATGGGGAGGCGCGGGCGGAGCGTGGCGGGGATCCTGCGGTGTGCTCGAActgcgcgctgcagcgcctggAGTGCGTCTTCGTGCGCTCGCAGAGGGGAGGGCGGCGGCCTCCGAAGAAACAATTGCCGCATACCAAGTTTCTGCTCCAGACGTTTGGGCCGATGAGAATGGCGGAGGCGAAGCTCGACAGGGGCGCGAGCCGGGTACGTCTGGCACCGCCGTTCACGCAATCGCGGAGTCGCGATTGCATGGATGATGAGCTGAGGGACCCGCGATACTGCTTGCAGGTAGCCCCACTAGAAACAGCAGCCCCGTCGACTCCCATGCGCGAGTTTAGTACAGCCTCGAATCTAGGAAGGTGCCAGCGATACCTGCTCCCGCCGCACGTGCCCCATTCAGGGCCGCGCTCATCGCCAGTCGCCCAGCCAGGCCAGTGCATGCAGCCTCCCGTTTCGGGAGGCACGGCGTTCCCGAAATTGCCCATTGAGCAGCCCATGCCCCCACACGCAGCCTTCCACCCTAGCACATGCGCTGCGAGTCTGAAGCCTTCTCGTAGGGCATCATTGGGGGTGGGAAGCTCACCGTCAGCATTTCCCTTGCCGTTCACAAGCCATGCTGTGCGACCAATGACCATGACTAACCCTGCAGTTCAATTGATGTCCTCGAAAGACTCTGCGGCTGGCAGCACCCAGTGCCGAAGCTCATGTAACACCGACACACGACTATCTCCTTTTACCTCGTCTATGACATTGAATACTGTGCACAATAACACTGTGCGTTCCAGTGACGCGGCACAGTACTCCGTTGGCCGCTACCACGCTGACTTTGGCTCTCTTCCATCGGAAGTGGTTGAACAGTGTATTGATGCGTATTACATATATGTTGAACCGCATTTGCGGCTGCTTTCAGACTCTGAGGAACGCCCTGAGAATGTTGGCACACTGAACTCTGCTGTACAAAGCGCCATCTTTTTATGTGCATCACCTTATGTCAAACATAGTATTACCTACGATTCAGCGTATTTCTTAGATATGTTGAGGAAAAGCTGGCATAAACTGGAGAATGAATATGCAATTGTGCAGCATGTTTTACTTCTTTGTTACTTCTATTTGAATCATACCCCATTATCAGGCAACTGCAAGTCCACGATAGAGAAACTAATTCGCATCCTAATACTTGGCAAGGTCCCGGATTCTTTAGCTCGAAAACACACGGATATGCAGCTTGCACAGTTTGTGCCGCGTGCCATGGCTGAGAACTGTGCTCATATGCTGCAATTGCTGTGCCGCGTTTTCTACCTCCTCCAGAAGATAATGCTTTTCTCGCAGGATTCAAAATGGCTGGCATCGCTCCTGAGCTCGTTGAATGTTGATAATTTAATGAAGGCATTCATACCAGTTGGTGTACCAACAAGCTACAAATACACTGGTAAGCTATTCTCCACCAAATCCCACCTGCCTTCAACCGAACATATGCTTCATGTACTTTACAGCTCTTGGCAAGAGGGCAGGATACCTAACAATGAATTTATTGGCACGCTTCAACAAATGCAGCCTAGCATTAATGCAAACGTCTACAGACTCGGTGATATGAATACAATCCACCTGCAATCTATCTCGAATTTAAACGTTAAAGTTGTTTCGGATAGTATGCTTCTTCGATACctcagctgctgcagtcGAGATGGGATAAAGTTCCAACTTGACTTGAGAGCACCAGATTCTGATGTGTCCATGCAAAGCGCTCACGGATTTTTAACACGGATACTTTCAGACTTGGATGCCTGGACTATCCGTCAGTTACTGCTTCAGCTGTTTATTCTAGCGGATATCCTCTATTCGCTAGGCCTGGCCGCAAATGGGATGCCTTCTACAAGGCTCCCTGATATGAAATCCAGATACAATATGTCCCAACCCTCGAGGAGCAAAAGAAGTAATGCCATTTCATGCTCGTCCTCCAACTCACCGTTGTCGACGGAAGAAACTCATGGCTTTCGAACTGAGGTTTGGTGTGATGAAGAATACATTTCAAAGAAGTCAATACTACAACTTGAAGAGTCTAATTCAAGCACAGAAATGTTGCATGGCGACGGTTCCGCAGGTGAAGCGGTCGGTGTATCCTGCGGGCCCTACCCCGAATTTTTTGATAACCTCCTGGTAGACATGCTACCTACCCTGGTAGTGATTATTCTTCTATTCAGTAACTACGTGGTGCCACAGTATGCTGGTGGTAAATGGACATTCAAATCCCCAGCTAAAAGAAGAATCCCTATAGGAGATATGACTTTTAACGGTGAATTCAAAGATATATGCTCGGGAACTCTTTTATTCCATACAATTCCCGCAGAAGATATAACCCAAGATGTGGTTTTTCAAATGTTAGATACCATTATTAACGGAAGGTCTATATTATGCCAGCTGCGTTCGTATGCAGATACCGTGGTTGTAAAATCTCAAAGGCTCAATTACAATAGTGCCATAAGTCGGAACCTCACAAAATTACTTGCGCTCCTTGGAGCAGTTGTATAA
- a CDS encoding ACR207Wp (NOHBY330; No homolog in Saccharomyces cerevisiae; Syntenic homolog of Kluyveromyces lactis KLLA0E02596g), with amino-acid sequence MLWIVRFSQCRLFSLPFVAAGLAPQLGEMMPLDPELAESHRIGYVQWALCVVFFVWYLIVVAFATSGWYEIMTKFTSQMASQRLWDGAGTEEESEAAVSIIRPCRGIEPEMAMCLESCIKQEYPPEKLEVLFCVESEDDECLPILTALLAQYPTRNLKVLVGREAFGPNPKVNNLAKAYRSAQHDIVWILDSNVWAPPGMLRRSVASLAGSLDNGRKTRRPVVLTHHIPLGIGLNAQSRSARLEEMFLFSSHAKFYVAFNKVGVAPCVNGKSNLYRRSALNRAVQVLGDGAVTSALFRDDAIKRCARLNALKTANSVAHTHLPFTRITWAQNELRRTVVGPEQQQHSHGIEFFSTYIGEDNMIGTALWDMLGGRTGMTGQCVYQPLHYSVNHDGLQNYFDRRVRWQRVRKYMVLAATLLEPTTESILIGLMGSYALPRLLAAAHPTTAAFAYFVLHMAAWCYMDRIQYNTLVRTLDPTIAFGHRYPAASYERPFYNWLQYWLLREVLAFPIWIKAMSGSVINWRDRPFRIKPDLTAESL; translated from the coding sequence ATGCTGTGGATAGTGCGATTCTCACAATGCAGGCTCTTCAGCTTACCGTTCGTGGCGGCTGGGCTCGCGCCGCAGCTTGGCGAGATGATGCCCCTTGACCCCGAATTGGCTGAGTCGCACAGGATCGGCTATGTGCAGTGGGCCTTATGTGTGGTGTTTTTTGTATGGTACCTAATTGTGGTGGCATTCGCTACCAGTGGATGGTACGAGATCATGACCAAATTCACATCGCAGATGGCGAGTCAGCGACTGTGGGACGGGGCGGGCACCGAGGAAGAGAGCGAGGCAGCGGTCTCGATCATCCGCCCCTGCCGCGGCATAGAGCCCGAAATGGCAATGTGCCTGGAGAGCTGCATCAAGCAGGAATACCCGCCCGAGAAGCTCGAGGTACTGTTCTGCGTCGAGAGCGAGGACGACGAGTGCCTACCGATACTCACAGCACTGCTGGCGCAGTACCCCACGCGCAACCTGAAGGTGCTGGTGGGGCGGGAAGCGTTCGGGCCCAACCCCAAAGTGAACAACCTCGCCAAGGCGTACCGTAGCGCGCAGCACGACATCGTGTGGATCCTCGACTCCAACGTCTGGGCGCCGCCGGGCATGCTGCGCCGCAGCGTGGCCAGCCTGGCCGGGTCGCTGGACAACGGGCGCAAAACTCGGAGACCGGTGGTGCTGACGCACCACATCCCGCTGGGCATCGGGCTCAATGCGCAGAGCCGGAGCGCCCGTCTCGAGGAGATGTTCCTGTTCAGTAGCCACGCCAAGTTCTACGTTGCGTTCAATAAAGTCGGCGTCGCTCCCTGTGTCAATGGCAAAAGCAACCTCTACAGACGCAGCGCGCTCAACCGCGCCGTCCAGGTGCTGGGCGACGGGGCTGTCACCAGCGCCCTGTTCAGGGACGATGCCATCAAGCGCTGTGCCAGGTTGAACGCGCTGAAGACTGCGAACTCCGTGGCCCACACGCACCTCCCGTTCACGAGAATCACCTGGGCCCAGAATGAGCTCCGCCGCACGGTCGTCGGCCCCGAACAGCAGCAACACAGTCACGGCATCGAGTTCTTCAGCACCTACATCGGCGAGGACAACATGATCGGCACCGCGCTCTGGGACATGCTGGGCGGCCGCACAGGCATGACCGGCCAATGCGTGTATCAGCCCCTGCACTACAGCGTGAACCACGACGGCCTGCAGAACTACTTTGACCGCCGCGTGCGCTGGCAGCGCGTCCGCAAGTACATGGTGCTCGCCGCGACGCTGCTTGAGCCCACCACGGAAAGCATCCTCATCGGCCTGATGGGCTCCTACGCTCTCCCGCGCCTGCTCGCAGCCGCGCATCCCACCACAGCTGCGTTCGCCTACTTTGTCCTTCACATGGCGGCTTGGTGCTATATGGACAGGATCCAGTACAACACGCTTGTGCGCACGCTGGACCCCACTATAGCCTTTGGCCATCGCTACCCGGCTGCGTCCTACGAGCGCCCGTTCTATAATTGGCTACAATACTGGCTACTACGTGAAGTCCTCGCCTTCCCCATATGGATCAAGGCTATGAGCGGTTCTGTAATCAACTGGCGGGATAGACCTTTTCGGATCAAGCCGGATCTAACTGCAGAAAGCCTGTAG